TCGCCCAGGATCTGGAACTCGATGTGGCGCGGACGGGCCAGGTACTTTTCCACGTACACGGAGTCGTCGCCGAACGCGGCGGCGGCTTCGTTGCGCGCCATGGTGAAGGAACGGGCGAACTCGTCCGCGTCCAGCGCCACGCGCATCCCCTTCCCGCCCCCGCCGGCCGCGGCCTTGATGAGCACGGGGAAGCCGATCTCCTCCGCCCTGGCCAGCGCCTCGTCCACGTCGGAGATGGCGTCGGTTCCGGGGACGATGGGGACGCCCACCTCGCGCATGGTGCGGCGCGCGGTGGCCTTGTCGCCCATCATGCGGATCTGCTGCGGCGTGGGGCCGATGAAGGTCAGCTCGCTGCGCTCGCAGATCTCGCTGAACTCCGCGTTCTCGGCCAGGAAGCCGTAGCCGGGGTGGATGGCGTCCGCGCCCGTGATCTCCGCCGCGGCGATGATGCGGGGGATGTTCAGGTAGCTTTCGCGCGCGGGCGGCGGGCCGATGCACACGTCTTCGTCTGCGAAGCGCACGTGCAGCGACTCGCGGTCTGCTTCGGAGTAGACCGCTACGGTGCGGATCCCCAGCTCCTTGCAGGCGCGGATGACCCGCAGGGCGATCTCGCCGCGGTTCGCGATCAGGACTTTACGGAACACGTCTCTCGGGGATTTATCGGTCGGAACGGGGGGAGGCCGGCGGCCCACCCCAGGTCTCCTGCTCGCCGCTCTCCACTCCGGAAGCGCGCAGCGCGAACTCCGAGGGGTTCGACGCGTAGTGCATCGCCCACTCGTACGAGATGGCGCCGCGGCCGTACAGCTCGAGCAGGCTCTGGTCGAACGTCTGCATCCCGTACTGCACGCGGCCGTCCGCGATCAGCTCCGGGATGCTCTGCGAATCGTCGCCCGTGCGGATGAGCTGCGAGATGGCGGCGGTGTTCACCATCACCTCGGCGGCGGGGACGCGCCCGGGCCCGTCCGCGCGCGGGATCAGCCGCAGCGACACGATGGCGCGCAGGGCGTTGCTCAGCACCCCGCGGATCTCCGCGTGCTGGTGCGGCGGAAAGAACGAGATGATGCGGCCGATGGTCTGCGCCGCGTCGGTCGTGTGCAGCGTGCTCATCACCAGGTGCCCGGTGTCCGCCGCCTTGAGCACCGTCTCCATCGACGGGCGGTCGCGGATCTCGCCGAGCATGATGACGTCCGGGTCCTGCCGCAGCACGTGGCGCAGCGCGTCGTGGAAGGAGTGCGTGTCCGTCCCCACTTCGCGCTGGCTGATGATGGCCTTGGTGTCCCGGTGGAGGAACTCGATGGGATCCTCCACGGTGACGATGTTGACCGCGCGCCGCTCGTTGAGGTGGCGGATCATGGCGGCCAGCGTGGTGCTCTTTCCGCTCCCCGTCACCCCCGTCACCAGCACCAGGCCGCGCGGAAGGAGGGCGATCTGCTGCAGCGCCTCCGGCAGCTCCAGCGTGTCCAGCCCCGGCACTTCCATGGGGATGGCGCGAAAGGTCATCCCCAGCGTGCCGCGCTGGTGGAAGATGTTGGTGCGGAAGCGCCCCAGCCCGCTCACCCCGATGGCGAAGTCGATCTCCTTCTTCTCGGCGAACTCTTCGCGCTGGCGGGGGTTGAGCGTCTGCTCGGAGCAGCGCCTGAGGTCCTCCGGACGTAGCGTGGCGAGCGACGTCTCCACCAGCTCGCCCTGCACGCGCAGCATGGGCGGGCGGCCGACCTTGAGGTGCAGGTCGGAGCCCTGGCGCCGCACCAGCTCGTCCAGCGCCTCGCGAAGTACGAACTCGCGCTGCGCGGGGCGTGGCGGCGTTTCCGCGCTGCGGACCGCTTCGGCCATGGTCAGGCCGCCGGCTCGATGCGGAAGAGGACCTGCCCGTACTCCACGGGCTCGCCGTTCTCCACCAGGATCTCGCGCACGATGCCGGCGACGTCGGACTCCAGCTCGTTCATCAGCTTCATCGCCTCCAGGATGCACAGCGTCTGCCCTTTGGCGACGCGCGTGCCCAGCTCCACGTAGGCCGGGGCCTCGGGCGCGGGGGAGCGGTAGTACGTCCCCACCATGGGGCTCTTGACCTCCACCAGGTTGCCGCCCGCGGGTGCCGCCTGCACCGCGCCGCCTGCCGCGGGCGCCG
Above is a genomic segment from Longimicrobium sp. containing:
- a CDS encoding type IV pilus twitching motility protein PilT; its protein translation is MAEAVRSAETPPRPAQREFVLREALDELVRRQGSDLHLKVGRPPMLRVQGELVETSLATLRPEDLRRCSEQTLNPRQREEFAEKKEIDFAIGVSGLGRFRTNIFHQRGTLGMTFRAIPMEVPGLDTLELPEALQQIALLPRGLVLVTGVTGSGKSTTLAAMIRHLNERRAVNIVTVEDPIEFLHRDTKAIISQREVGTDTHSFHDALRHVLRQDPDVIMLGEIRDRPSMETVLKAADTGHLVMSTLHTTDAAQTIGRIISFFPPHQHAEIRGVLSNALRAIVSLRLIPRADGPGRVPAAEVMVNTAAISQLIRTGDDSQSIPELIADGRVQYGMQTFDQSLLELYGRGAISYEWAMHYASNPSEFALRASGVESGEQETWGGPPASPRSDR
- a CDS encoding biotin carboxylase N-terminal domain-containing protein — its product is MFRKVLIANRGEIALRVIRACKELGIRTVAVYSEADRESLHVRFADEDVCIGPPPARESYLNIPRIIAAAEITGADAIHPGYGFLAENAEFSEICERSELTFIGPTPQQIRMMGDKATARRTMREVGVPIVPGTDAISDVDEALARAEEIGFPVLIKAAAGGGGKGMRVALDADEFARSFTMARNEAAAAFGDDSVYVEKYLARPRHIEFQILGDSHGRVIHLGERDCSIQRRHQKLLEEAPSPALDDDLRARMGEAAVRGAKAIDYVGAGTIEMLLNDDGSFYFMEMNTR
- the accB gene encoding acetyl-CoA carboxylase biotin carboxyl carrier protein, with translation MIDLDFLRGLISAVDDSGIDSLEIARGGTRIRIHKTPPPAPVSAAAAPAQVVHAAAPAPAPAAAPAAASAAPAAGGAVQAAPAGGNLVEVKSPMVGTYYRSPAPEAPAYVELGTRVAKGQTLCILEAMKLMNELESDVAGIVREILVENGEPVEYGQVLFRIEPAA